One window of Cuculus canorus isolate bCucCan1 chromosome 10, bCucCan1.pri, whole genome shotgun sequence genomic DNA carries:
- the LOC104063705 gene encoding protein FAM162B, whose product MLGRLLGCSPRLWRPMARPVLRPTRAVGDKAKGAQDTALQMANPDYKALKNDRSPTNFDKKVLVWAGRFKREEDIPKYISSEVLDAARNSVRIKVCYIMIALTLLGCLAMVITGKEAAKRDHTLLMKNVEKKAKWRAEVEKDQEAAVVKPQ is encoded by the exons atgctggggaggCTGCTGGGGTGCAGCCCCAGGCTGTGGCGGCCAATGGCTCGGCCAGTCCTGCGCCCCACCAGAGCCGTCGGTGACAAAGCGAAGGGCGCTCAAGACACGGCTTTGCAGATGGCTAATCCAG AttacaaagcattaaaaaatgacagaagcCCTACGAATTTTGATAAAAAGGTATTAGTGTGGGCAGGACGCTTTAAAAGGGAAGAGGACATTCCCAAGTACATATC GTCTGAAGTCCTCGATGCCGCAAGGAACAGCGTCAGGATAAAGGTTTGCTACATCATGATTGCACTGACCTTGCTGGGCTGTTTGGCCATGGTAATCACAGGCAAAGAA gcTGCTAAAAGGGATCACACGCTGCTGATGAAGAACGTAGAAAAGAAGGCCAAATGGAGGGCTGAAGTAGAGAAAGATCAGGAGGCAGCTGTTGTGAAGCCACAATGA